A DNA window from Tenuifilaceae bacterium CYCD contains the following coding sequences:
- the rssA gene encoding serine protease produces the protein MKTSSKSKNVALVLSSGGARGLAHIGVIEELQARGYNITSVAGSSMGALVGGLFAAGKMNEFRDWIITLNKKDVISLIDFTLTTKGFVKGEKVFERMRKLNLIPEINIEDLAIPYTAVAVDILNNNEYVFRSGSLLKAIRSSISIPSVFTPVNVESGLLVDGGVLDPLPLKHVSRTANDLLIAVDLNAFIPYDKPKLPSKKVVEENHNEKTSVLIQKWDELFGHNHNSKQKKPTEIKSNKIGYIDLLARSVLLMQSKLTAYSAELIPPDVLIPISKDSSTVFEFYKAEELIAYGKEMCAKLLDRKGL, from the coding sequence ATGAAAACCTCTAGCAAATCAAAAAATGTGGCATTGGTGCTGTCGAGTGGCGGAGCTAGAGGGCTTGCACACATTGGGGTGATTGAGGAATTACAGGCACGAGGTTACAACATAACCTCAGTAGCAGGTTCATCAATGGGGGCTTTAGTTGGAGGACTATTTGCCGCAGGCAAAATGAATGAGTTCAGGGATTGGATCATAACCCTGAATAAAAAGGATGTAATTTCGCTTATAGATTTCACGCTCACCACAAAAGGATTTGTAAAAGGCGAAAAGGTTTTTGAGCGTATGCGTAAACTGAACCTTATTCCCGAAATCAATATCGAAGATCTAGCTATTCCTTACACTGCAGTTGCAGTTGACATACTAAACAACAACGAGTATGTATTCCGTTCCGGAAGTTTGCTAAAAGCAATTCGTTCATCAATCTCAATACCTAGCGTGTTCACCCCAGTTAACGTTGAAAGCGGACTACTTGTTGATGGTGGCGTGCTAGACCCTTTACCATTAAAGCATGTTAGCCGGACTGCAAATGACTTATTGATTGCTGTAGACTTGAATGCGTTTATCCCTTACGATAAACCAAAACTTCCAAGTAAAAAGGTAGTTGAAGAAAATCATAACGAAAAAACTTCGGTCTTAATCCAGAAATGGGATGAACTTTTTGGACATAATCACAATAGCAAACAAAAGAAGCCAACTGAAATTAAGTCCAATAAAATTGGATACATTGATTTGCTCGCGCGCTCGGTGCTCCTAATGCAATCGAAACTCACTGCATATTCAGCAGAATTAATACCTCCCGATGTTTTAATACCTATATCAAAAGACTCTTCAACAGTATTCGAATTCTACAAAGCCGAGGAACTCATTGCTTACGGCAAAGAGATGTGCGCCAAACTCCTTGACCGCAAAGGCTTATAA
- the fklB gene encoding peptidyl-prolyl cis-trans isomerase, producing MFFETDNQFNSNKTMKFSSVFVAVSLVAVLASCQKSNETVGKVVLKSDVDSLSYAFGVSIANNFKKNKLEEVNYKAFARAIQDVYKSDSSNIKMNEEQAMKFIQDYFSKKEEKTAAKNLEDSNKFLEENKTKEGVIVDSTGLQYKVITEGTGAQPTAEDVVKVHYTGTLVDGTKFDSSYDNGQPAQFKLNQVIKGWTIGVQKMKVGSKYMFYIPADLAYGTHVRPGGPIGPNQVLIFEVELLEIVKETAKK from the coding sequence ATGTTTTTTGAAACCGATAATCAATTTAATTCTAATAAAACTATGAAATTTTCAAGTGTATTTGTGGCCGTTTCTCTAGTGGCTGTTTTGGCATCGTGCCAAAAATCCAACGAGACTGTTGGAAAAGTAGTTCTAAAATCGGACGTTGATAGCCTTAGCTATGCATTTGGTGTTAGTATTGCCAACAACTTCAAGAAAAACAAACTTGAAGAGGTTAACTACAAAGCCTTTGCGCGTGCAATTCAGGATGTTTACAAGAGCGATTCATCCAACATCAAAATGAACGAAGAGCAAGCAATGAAATTTATCCAAGATTATTTCTCCAAGAAAGAGGAAAAAACTGCTGCTAAAAACCTAGAGGATAGCAATAAATTCCTTGAAGAGAACAAAACAAAGGAAGGTGTTATTGTTGATTCAACCGGCTTACAGTACAAGGTGATTACCGAAGGTACAGGAGCACAACCAACCGCTGAAGATGTTGTAAAAGTTCACTACACTGGCACTTTGGTTGATGGCACAAAGTTCGATTCATCGTACGATAACGGACAACCAGCACAATTCAAATTAAACCAAGTTATTAAAGGTTGGACAATTGGTGTACAAAAAATGAAAGTAGGATCAAAATATATGTTCTACATTCCTGCTGATTTAGCCTATGGCACACACGTTCGTCCTGGTGGTCCTATTGGTCCAAACCAAGTACTAATTTTCGAGGTTGAACTTCTTGAAATTGTTAAAGAAACTGCTAAAAAGTAA
- a CDS encoding 23S rRNA (guanosine(2251)-2'-O)-methyltransferase RlmB: MESENIIYGLHSVLEAINSNVKLNKVIVKQGLTGRLASELQTALKYSNIPVQYVPAEVFNKFKDKNHQGVVAYTLPIELKNVEEVLPQIIAEGKTPFILILDGVTDVRNFGAIVRTAECAGVNLIIVPAKGSANIGSDAVKTSAGALHHIPICRVGSLKMTVPFLKQNGVKVVSASEKAEKDIYATNLTGPIAIVMGAEDKGISYDVKKLSDELVKIPLMGKIESLNVSVSAGIILYETLRQRGL, from the coding sequence ATGGAATCAGAAAACATAATATACGGCTTGCACTCGGTACTCGAGGCAATTAACTCGAATGTTAAACTCAATAAGGTAATTGTAAAGCAAGGATTAACTGGACGATTGGCATCGGAGTTGCAAACTGCGTTGAAGTACAGCAATATTCCAGTGCAGTATGTTCCTGCCGAGGTTTTTAATAAGTTTAAGGATAAGAACCATCAAGGTGTGGTGGCTTACACATTGCCAATTGAGTTGAAAAACGTGGAAGAAGTACTTCCTCAAATAATTGCCGAAGGCAAAACTCCATTCATACTAATTCTTGATGGTGTTACCGATGTTCGCAACTTTGGTGCTATAGTTAGAACTGCCGAATGTGCAGGAGTTAATCTGATAATTGTTCCAGCCAAGGGCTCTGCAAATATTGGTAGCGATGCTGTTAAAACATCGGCAGGAGCTTTGCATCACATTCCAATATGCCGCGTTGGTAGTCTGAAAATGACCGTTCCGTTTTTAAAGCAGAATGGTGTTAAGGTGGTATCGGCATCGGAGAAAGCAGAAAAAGATATCTATGCAACCAATCTTACTGGTCCAATTGCAATTGTTATGGGTGCAGAGGATAAAGGAATTAGTTACGATGTTAAGAAGCTATCCGATGAATTGGTGAAAATTCCTTTGATGGGAAAGATTGAATCGCTTAATGTTTCTGTTTCCGCTGGAATTATACTCTACGAAACTTTACGTCAACGTGGGTTATAA
- a CDS encoding membrane protein, whose product MQIPVEKIEEQIAEKYQFLENLESWLLSQGVNETFAQFFKVSISIGVIIILALIADFIAKRVFLVSMARIAKRTTTEWDDVLVEKKFFHRLAHFAPAIVVYLTIGVALYDYSPKVTVFIQALTKIYMVMAALLVINSFLDALNAIYQELPFAKSRPIKGYLQVVKIIIYVFAAIVVIGIIINKNPSSILVGLGASTAVLMLVFKDTITGLVASIQLSANDMLKLGDWIEMPSRNLDGTVTDISLTTVKIQNFDNTITTIPPFALVNESFKNWRGMEESDGRRIKRSIYIDVKTIQFCTSQMLEKFSKIDSIKDYVEEIKNRLSNNQSDPIALLNSGTQTNLNVFRQWVEFYLKAHPMLNKDLTILVRLQQPVEYGVPMEIYCFCADKSLMNYERTQSEILDHLMAALPIFELKVFQRMSSDDIRAIAKGN is encoded by the coding sequence ATGCAAATACCTGTAGAGAAAATTGAAGAGCAAATTGCAGAGAAATACCAGTTCCTCGAGAACCTAGAATCATGGTTACTAAGCCAGGGCGTGAACGAGACTTTTGCGCAATTTTTCAAGGTGTCCATTTCAATTGGTGTTATTATTATCCTTGCGCTAATTGCCGATTTCATTGCAAAAAGAGTATTTCTGGTTTCAATGGCCCGTATTGCAAAACGTACTACAACCGAGTGGGACGATGTTTTAGTGGAAAAGAAATTCTTTCACCGCTTAGCACACTTTGCACCAGCCATCGTTGTTTACCTAACAATTGGCGTTGCCCTTTATGATTACTCTCCCAAAGTAACTGTGTTTATTCAAGCTTTAACCAAAATTTACATGGTTATGGCGGCACTGTTGGTAATTAACTCATTTCTCGACGCTCTTAATGCAATATACCAAGAACTTCCATTTGCAAAAAGTCGACCAATAAAGGGATACCTACAAGTTGTCAAGATTATCATATATGTATTTGCAGCAATTGTAGTAATTGGCATAATTATCAATAAAAATCCCAGTTCAATTCTGGTTGGTTTGGGAGCTTCAACCGCAGTTTTGATGTTAGTATTCAAGGATACCATAACCGGGTTAGTGGCATCAATTCAGCTATCGGCAAATGATATGTTAAAGCTTGGCGATTGGATTGAAATGCCATCGCGCAACTTAGACGGAACGGTTACCGACATCAGCCTAACCACGGTTAAAATTCAGAACTTCGACAATACAATAACAACCATTCCTCCGTTTGCTTTGGTTAACGAGAGTTTTAAGAATTGGCGAGGAATGGAGGAATCTGATGGTAGAAGAATAAAACGATCCATTTACATCGATGTAAAAACAATTCAGTTCTGCACTTCCCAAATGCTTGAAAAATTCTCAAAAATTGATAGCATCAAGGACTACGTTGAAGAAATCAAGAATAGATTATCCAACAACCAGTCCGACCCAATTGCACTGTTAAACTCTGGCACGCAAACCAACCTTAACGTTTTCCGTCAATGGGTTGAATTCTACCTAAAGGCGCATCCAATGCTAAATAAGGATCTAACAATTCTAGTAAGATTACAACAACCCGTAGAGTATGGTGTTCCTATGGAAATATACTGTTTCTGTGCAGATAAGAGTTTAATGAACTATGAGAGAACTCAATCCGAAATACTAGATCACTTAATGGCTGCATTACCAATTTTCGAACTAAAAGTATTCCAGCGTATGTCCAGCGATGATATCAGGGCAATTGCAAAAGGAAACTAA
- a CDS encoding ABC transporter ATP-binding protein, with amino-acid sequence MISINQLTVSFGGFDLFKEIGFQVSESERVGLVGKNGAGKTTLLKLIAGEAQPTSGTISMPKDIRLGYLPQQMALASGRSVLDETLLAFSETINIKNQIDKLGHDIATRTDYHSEEYLRLINQLTELNDRYALLDGATADAQSEQTLLGLGFKRSDFTRPTTEFSGGWRMRIELAKILLRKPEILLLDEPTNHLDIESIQWLEDYLKTYQGSLLLISHDRAFLDNVTQRTVELSLGNAYDYKVPYSKYVELRKERREQQMAAYRNQQKVIEDTQDFIERFRYKSTKAVQVQSRIKMLDRMEVIEVEEEDLSTLNIRFPAAPRSGDVVCEAKDVAKSFGNHQIFKDVNFSIERGQKVAFVGRNGEGKTTMSRILIGELDYNGVVKIGHNVSIGYFAQNQDELLDNSATVLDIIDKVAVGDIRTKMRDILGAFLFRGEDVDKKVKVLSGGERNRLALAKLMLQPYNLLVLDEPTNHLDMRSKDVLKSALLNFDGTLIVVSHDREFLDGLVDKIYEFSDGKVREHIGGIYDFLRRRKMESLKELERKQVEASKNVETKTASDQKILWEERKEIDKQIRKVESRIAEVEKKISQFEKDIADMDNKLANPEQSGINLNDKAFFNSYELAKKQLAEMMGEWENLSFELEEFREKRKLVN; translated from the coding sequence ATGATATCCATAAATCAGCTTACAGTTAGTTTTGGCGGATTCGATTTGTTCAAGGAAATTGGTTTCCAGGTGAGCGAAAGCGAACGCGTTGGTCTTGTTGGAAAAAATGGTGCAGGTAAAACTACTTTGCTAAAGTTAATTGCTGGCGAAGCGCAGCCTACATCCGGTACCATTTCGATGCCCAAGGATATCCGTCTAGGGTATTTGCCTCAGCAAATGGCTTTGGCATCGGGTCGTAGCGTGTTGGACGAAACTTTGCTTGCGTTTTCGGAAACTATCAATATAAAGAACCAAATCGATAAACTCGGGCATGATATTGCAACCCGAACCGATTATCATTCAGAGGAGTACTTAAGGTTGATTAATCAACTTACAGAGTTGAACGATCGATATGCTTTACTCGATGGGGCAACTGCCGATGCTCAGTCTGAGCAAACGCTTTTAGGACTTGGTTTTAAACGTTCAGATTTTACCAGACCTACTACAGAGTTTAGCGGCGGTTGGCGGATGAGAATTGAGTTGGCGAAAATTCTTCTCCGTAAACCAGAAATACTGTTGCTCGACGAGCCAACTAATCACTTGGACATTGAATCGATTCAGTGGCTGGAGGATTACCTGAAAACCTATCAGGGCTCTCTGCTTTTAATTTCGCACGATAGAGCTTTCCTCGATAATGTTACTCAGCGTACGGTTGAGTTGTCGCTTGGGAATGCATATGATTATAAGGTACCTTATTCCAAATATGTTGAGTTGCGTAAAGAACGTCGTGAACAGCAAATGGCCGCATACCGGAATCAGCAAAAGGTGATTGAGGATACGCAGGATTTTATTGAGCGTTTTCGCTATAAATCTACCAAAGCTGTTCAGGTTCAATCGCGCATAAAAATGCTCGATAGGATGGAGGTTATAGAGGTTGAAGAGGAGGATCTATCAACCCTGAATATTCGTTTTCCTGCAGCGCCACGCTCGGGCGATGTGGTTTGCGAAGCAAAGGATGTGGCAAAGAGTTTCGGGAATCATCAAATTTTTAAGGATGTAAATTTTAGTATAGAGCGTGGGCAAAAGGTTGCCTTTGTTGGCCGAAATGGTGAAGGTAAAACCACAATGAGCCGAATTCTGATTGGAGAGCTCGATTACAATGGCGTTGTAAAAATTGGACACAACGTGTCCATTGGGTATTTTGCTCAAAATCAGGATGAACTCTTGGATAATTCCGCTACCGTTCTAGATATTATAGATAAGGTTGCTGTTGGTGATATTCGTACAAAAATGCGCGATATTCTAGGCGCTTTTCTTTTCCGAGGTGAGGATGTGGATAAAAAAGTGAAGGTGCTTTCAGGGGGAGAGCGCAACCGTTTGGCTTTAGCCAAGTTGATGCTTCAACCCTACAATCTTTTAGTGCTCGATGAGCCCACCAACCATTTGGATATGCGTTCCAAGGACGTGCTAAAGAGCGCTTTGCTGAATTTCGACGGAACGCTAATTGTGGTTTCACATGACCGCGAGTTCTTGGATGGTTTAGTGGATAAAATCTACGAATTCTCCGATGGAAAGGTGCGCGAGCATATTGGTGGTATTTACGATTTCCTTCGTAGGCGAAAAATGGAGAGTTTAAAGGAACTGGAGCGCAAACAGGTTGAAGCATCAAAAAATGTGGAAACCAAAACTGCGTCGGACCAAAAAATCCTATGGGAAGAGCGCAAGGAGATTGATAAGCAAATCCGAAAAGTTGAAAGTAGAATTGCTGAAGTTGAAAAAAAAATATCGCAGTTCGAGAAGGATATTGCCGATATGGATAACAAACTGGCTAACCCTGAGCAGAGCGGAATAAACCTGAACGATAAAGCATTCTTCAATAGTTATGAGTTGGCAAAAAAACAATTGGCCGAGATGATGGGGGAGTGGGAGAATTTATCATTTGAACTTGAGGAGTTCCGGGAAAAACGTAAATTAGTCAATTAG
- the ptrB gene encoding oligopeptidase B, with protein MFGDTRVDPYYWLNMRDSQKVLDYLIAENAYTEAMMESTVPLQEKLYNEMKSRQKEEDVTVPVFLNGYYYYIRYEEGKEYPINCRKKGIMEAPEEIILDENEVAAGHRYCEVASLDISPDNHILAYGVDTLGRRKFSIHFKDLTTGKLINTKVDNTTGTIAWANDNKTIFYSEKDQALRPYKIYRHTINSPTSKNDVLVYHETDEAFDAHVYTSKSREMIMIMTSSSTSSEYRFLSASNPTGDFRLIQPRQKGIEYSVDHLRNTFYIKTNWKAENFRVMETPVAKPSMENWKELIPHRNDVLVMDIDIFKDYLVVTERKDALIQVKVLKLSDKSEYYIDFGEEVYTALPSVNPEFDTPLFVYYYTSLTTPGSTYEYNMQTHEKRLLKQNEILGGYSPANYETKRLWATASDSVKIPISIVHKKGIELNGENPLLIYAYGAYGYAENPTFDSNLLSLLDRGFVYAIAHVRGGEEMGRTWYENGKMLKKMNTFTDFISCTEFLIDQEYTSPDMIIAQGGSAGGLLMGVIANMRPDLYRGIIAEVPFVDVVTSMLDTSLPLTAGEFEEWGNPQDSAYYFYMKSYSPYDQVKAQDYPSMLITTSYNDSQVQYFEPAKWVAKLRATKTDDNLLLFKIDMDSGHSGTSGRFKYIKDQAFTYAYILKTVEIDD; from the coding sequence ATGTTTGGCGATACACGTGTTGATCCATACTACTGGCTTAACATGCGCGACTCGCAAAAGGTGCTCGACTACCTAATTGCCGAAAACGCTTACACCGAGGCGATGATGGAATCGACCGTTCCGCTTCAGGAAAAACTGTACAACGAGATGAAATCGCGCCAAAAGGAAGAGGATGTTACTGTTCCGGTATTCCTCAATGGCTATTACTACTACATCCGCTACGAGGAGGGCAAAGAGTACCCCATCAACTGCAGGAAAAAAGGAATTATGGAGGCTCCCGAAGAGATCATACTCGATGAGAATGAGGTTGCTGCAGGCCATCGGTACTGCGAAGTGGCCAGCCTGGATATATCGCCAGATAATCATATACTCGCTTACGGAGTTGATACTCTGGGACGCCGGAAGTTCTCCATCCATTTTAAGGATCTTACAACCGGCAAACTCATCAACACAAAGGTGGATAACACCACTGGAACCATTGCCTGGGCTAACGATAATAAAACGATTTTTTACTCGGAGAAAGATCAGGCATTACGCCCCTACAAAATATACCGGCACACCATCAACTCGCCAACATCAAAAAACGATGTGCTTGTTTACCATGAAACCGATGAAGCTTTCGATGCCCATGTTTACACATCGAAATCAAGGGAAATGATAATGATCATGACATCAAGCAGCACATCCTCGGAGTACCGATTTTTAAGCGCCAGCAACCCAACAGGAGATTTCCGGCTAATCCAACCACGGCAAAAGGGAATAGAGTACAGCGTCGATCACCTGAGAAATACCTTCTACATTAAAACCAACTGGAAAGCCGAGAATTTTAGAGTGATGGAGACTCCTGTAGCAAAACCATCCATGGAAAATTGGAAAGAGTTAATTCCTCACCGCAACGATGTTCTGGTAATGGATATCGACATTTTCAAGGATTACCTAGTTGTAACAGAACGGAAAGATGCGCTAATACAGGTTAAGGTTTTAAAGCTATCGGACAAGAGTGAGTACTACATAGATTTTGGTGAGGAAGTGTACACTGCACTTCCATCGGTAAATCCCGAATTCGACACGCCATTATTTGTTTACTACTACACCTCGCTAACAACTCCGGGCTCCACCTACGAGTACAACATGCAAACCCACGAAAAGCGCTTGCTTAAGCAGAATGAGATACTCGGCGGCTACAGCCCTGCAAACTACGAAACCAAAAGGCTCTGGGCCACAGCTAGCGATAGTGTTAAAATCCCGATATCTATTGTTCACAAAAAGGGAATTGAACTGAATGGGGAAAACCCATTGCTGATTTACGCCTACGGAGCCTACGGATACGCAGAAAACCCAACATTCGATTCGAACCTACTCAGCCTTCTCGATAGAGGATTTGTATACGCAATAGCACATGTCAGGGGTGGCGAGGAAATGGGACGCACATGGTACGAGAACGGAAAGATGCTCAAAAAGATGAACACCTTTACCGATTTTATAAGCTGCACAGAGTTTCTGATTGATCAGGAATACACTTCCCCTGATATGATAATTGCACAGGGAGGTAGCGCTGGGGGATTACTTATGGGCGTAATTGCTAACATGCGACCCGATTTATACAGGGGCATTATTGCAGAAGTTCCGTTTGTTGATGTGGTTACCAGCATGCTCGACACTAGTCTGCCATTAACCGCTGGCGAATTCGAGGAATGGGGTAACCCACAGGATTCCGCGTACTACTTCTACATGAAATCGTACTCGCCCTACGATCAGGTAAAGGCACAGGATTACCCGAGTATGCTAATAACTACAAGTTACAACGACTCGCAGGTACAGTACTTTGAGCCCGCCAAATGGGTAGCAAAGCTACGCGCCACGAAAACCGATGATAACCTGCTACTGTTCAAGATTGATATGGACTCCGGGCACAGCGGAACTTCCGGACGATTTAAGTACATTAAAGATCAGGCATTCACCTACGCATACATCCTCAAAACCGTTGAAATTGATGATTAG
- a CDS encoding RNA-binding transcriptional accessory protein, with protein sequence MDLINTAKHVELISKELNLAGRQVSNTIKLLDEGATIPFISRYRKEMTGNLDEVQVTSVRDLSAKYVEIDKRKETIITTIEEQGKLTDELKSRIINCYDSVVLEDIYLPYKPKRRTKATIAKEKGLEPLALLVMKQFERNIFAKAEAFINDQVADVDEALQGARDIVAEWISEDEKARNIARRHFKRSAIIKSKVVKGKETEGVKYSDYFSFEEEVRKCASHRFLAMRRGQEEGFLRVSIVPAVEPVIDEFERNYVKLSGDNAAQMQLAIADSYKRLIEPSIENEFTGELKEKADEEAIRVFAENLRQLLLSAPLGQKSVLALDPGYRTGCKLVCLDPQGNLVHNETIYPHPPQSEQGKAMSKISNLVDTFKIDAIAIGNGTASRETEALVKHIRFNRDIKVFVVSEDGASVYSASTVAREEFPEYDVTVRGAVSIGRRLMDPLAELVKIDPKSIGVGQYQHDVDQTKLKNGLDLVVESAVNHVGVSLNTASKHLLTYVSGLGPQLAKNIVDYRKQNGPFVSRTELKKVARLGDKAFEQCAGFLRITDAKNPLDNSAVHPESYHIVEQMAKDLGCKVSDLMGDEQLRSKIKLEKYVTDKIGLPTLNDIMQELSKPGRDPRKAIKVFEFAEGIYKMDDLVPGMIIPGIVTNITNFGVFVDVGVKQDGLVHISQLANRFVSDPLEVVKLHQHVKVKVLEVDIPRKRIQLTLKDVEL encoded by the coding sequence ATGGATTTGATTAATACTGCAAAGCATGTTGAACTGATCTCGAAGGAGTTGAATTTGGCTGGTCGCCAAGTGTCAAATACTATAAAACTTTTGGACGAAGGGGCTACAATCCCGTTCATTAGCCGTTACCGCAAGGAGATGACAGGCAATTTGGACGAAGTCCAAGTTACTTCTGTTCGTGATTTGTCGGCTAAATATGTTGAGATTGATAAGCGTAAGGAAACTATAATAACCACCATTGAGGAGCAAGGAAAACTTACCGATGAGTTAAAGTCAAGGATTATTAACTGCTATGATTCCGTGGTGCTTGAGGATATCTACTTACCATACAAACCCAAACGTAGAACCAAAGCCACAATTGCCAAGGAAAAAGGGCTGGAACCTCTTGCCCTGCTAGTAATGAAACAGTTTGAGCGCAATATTTTTGCAAAGGCCGAGGCTTTTATTAACGATCAAGTGGCAGATGTGGATGAAGCCTTGCAGGGTGCGCGCGATATTGTGGCTGAGTGGATTAGCGAGGATGAAAAGGCTAGGAATATTGCGCGTCGTCATTTCAAGCGTAGCGCCATAATTAAATCGAAAGTAGTAAAGGGAAAGGAAACCGAAGGGGTAAAGTACTCCGATTACTTTAGCTTTGAGGAGGAGGTTCGCAAATGTGCATCGCACAGGTTTTTGGCTATGCGTCGCGGACAGGAAGAAGGTTTTTTGCGTGTATCCATTGTTCCAGCTGTAGAGCCTGTAATTGATGAGTTCGAAAGGAATTACGTGAAGCTAAGTGGCGATAATGCAGCGCAAATGCAGTTGGCCATTGCCGATTCCTATAAACGATTGATAGAGCCTTCCATTGAGAACGAATTTACTGGCGAACTAAAGGAGAAAGCCGACGAGGAGGCAATTCGCGTGTTTGCCGAGAACCTTCGTCAGCTATTACTTTCGGCACCACTTGGACAGAAGAGCGTCTTGGCTCTCGACCCTGGTTACCGTACTGGCTGCAAGTTGGTTTGTCTCGACCCACAAGGAAACCTTGTACATAACGAGACTATTTATCCACATCCACCACAAAGCGAGCAGGGTAAGGCGATGTCCAAAATCTCAAATCTTGTCGATACCTTTAAGATTGATGCAATAGCCATTGGAAACGGAACGGCAAGTCGGGAAACGGAAGCACTTGTAAAGCATATTCGCTTTAACCGCGATATTAAGGTTTTTGTGGTGAGCGAGGATGGTGCATCGGTTTACTCCGCTTCTACAGTTGCGCGTGAGGAGTTCCCCGAGTACGATGTTACTGTGCGTGGCGCAGTTTCCATTGGGCGTAGGTTGATGGATCCGTTGGCTGAACTGGTTAAAATTGACCCGAAATCCATTGGGGTAGGGCAGTACCAGCACGATGTTGATCAAACCAAACTGAAAAACGGGTTGGATTTGGTGGTGGAGAGCGCAGTAAACCACGTTGGCGTTAGCCTAAATACAGCCAGTAAGCATTTGCTAACCTATGTTTCGGGTTTAGGCCCACAGCTGGCCAAGAATATTGTGGATTACCGCAAGCAGAATGGTCCATTTGTTAGCCGTACTGAGTTGAAAAAGGTTGCCCGTTTGGGCGATAAGGCCTTTGAGCAGTGCGCTGGTTTCCTACGCATTACCGATGCTAAGAACCCACTCGATAATAGTGCCGTTCACCCCGAGAGTTACCATATTGTGGAGCAAATGGCAAAGGATTTGGGCTGTAAGGTTTCCGACCTAATGGGCGATGAGCAACTGCGCTCCAAAATAAAGCTAGAGAAATATGTAACCGATAAAATTGGCCTTCCAACGCTAAACGATATTATGCAGGAGCTATCTAAGCCCGGCCGCGACCCACGTAAGGCAATTAAGGTGTTTGAGTTTGCCGAGGGTATCTATAAAATGGACGACTTAGTTCCCGGAATGATTATTCCCGGAATTGTAACCAATATTACCAACTTTGGCGTTTTTGTTGATGTTGGTGTGAAGCAAGATGGCTTAGTGCATATCTCGCAGCTGGCAAACCGTTTTGTTTCCGACCCTCTAGAAGTTGTAAAACTTCATCAGCACGTTAAGGTAAAGGTGCTTGAGGTTGATATTCCCCGTAAAAGGATTCAGTTAACGTTGAAGGATGTGGAGCTGTAA
- the guaD gene encoding guanine deaminase, which yields MNTHESFMDEAINLAIKGVLANEGGPFGAIVVKDGKIVGRGNNHVTSTNDPTAHAEVMAIRDACKNLNTFQLNGCVLYTSCEPCPMCFGAIYWARFDAVYFSGNKHMASYHGFDDGFIYEEINLSFDRRRIPFIQVSPEKGVVPFREWDKKESRIDY from the coding sequence ATGAATACTCACGAATCATTTATGGATGAAGCCATTAACCTTGCAATCAAGGGTGTTTTGGCTAACGAGGGAGGACCTTTTGGTGCAATAGTGGTAAAGGATGGAAAAATAGTTGGGCGTGGCAACAACCACGTAACCTCAACCAACGATCCTACCGCACACGCCGAGGTAATGGCAATTAGGGATGCCTGCAAAAACCTGAATACCTTTCAACTCAACGGTTGTGTTCTTTACACATCGTGCGAACCATGCCCCATGTGCTTTGGCGCGATATACTGGGCTAGATTTGATGCAGTGTATTTCTCCGGAAACAAGCATATGGCATCATACCATGGTTTCGACGATGGATTTATTTACGAGGAAATCAACCTTAGCTTCGATCGTCGTCGCATTCCATTCATACAAGTTAGCCCAGAGAAAGGAGTGGTACCTTTCCGTGAGTGGGATAAAAAGGAGAGCAGAATAGACTACTAA